DNA from Pirellulales bacterium:
TTGGTGGTGCGCAACTTGCCGATGCGGGCCAGATTGTGGTTCGCATATTCGAGTTTCGCCCTGCCCGCCTCGACGCGGGCGCGGGCCGCCTCGACCGCCCGATCCATCGACTCGACAAAACTGATCGACTGTTTCAGGCCGGTTGTTTCGACGCTGGCGTCGTCGTTCTCGACGATCGATGCCTTCAGGCGATCGACGGCCGCGGCCGCTTCTTCGACATTGAGCTGCAAGTCGGACGGCAGCACTTGCGCCACGACTTGATCCTTGTAAACTGGCGAACCCTCGATCAGCTCAATCGGCGCAATCCGGCCGTCGAACGGCATCGTCACGGTGTACGTGCGCGGCAAGCGCGTCTTGCCGCGCTCTTCGACAAACTCGGCAATTTTGCCGCGATGTGCCGACGCCGCCTCCACCGGCACCCCGCCGCCGATCCATTTTGAGCCAAGCGCCGCAACGGCGATGACGACCACGGCGATCAGAGCGATTGTCCATGTCCGCATGATGTGGCGAGGCGTTGGTGTAGTGGAATTGGCGGCTTGTCGTTGGAAGCGAAGATCGAATTTGCTCGCAGTGGATCGACTCTCCACAAAACCGAGGCAACAATCGGCCGCCTCGGCATTGGCCTGCCGAAATCCCTCTAATTGTACGTCATTGCCGTCACCGTTGGGACCGAACCGGGCCGCAAAACACAGGTACCCCCGGTTCGATCCGCAGTCGAGAATCGCCATACCAATCAAGATTCCCTGCCCCGACCCTGTTTCGAATTCGCTTCTTCGGACACCTTGAATACAGTTGCAATACTCAACTTCGCGGCCAATCAATGATCGGCAGGTTTAGCTCTGCTTCGATCGCCAGCAAGCGATTGTACTTTGCCAATCGTTCCGACTGCGTGATCGAGCCGGCTTTCGATTGATCTCCCGACCAGCCGACAGCCAGATCGGCGAACCAGTGGTCTTCGGTATCTCCCGATCGCACGGAGACGGTGACGTTCCATTGGGCCGAGCGTGCGAGCCGAAGTGCATCGAGCGCTTCGGAAAGCGTGCCGATTTGGTTCACTTTCAGCAGCAGCGCGTTGCAAGCGTTCGCATCGATGGCGCGGCGGATCCGCTCGGGATGGGTACATAGCAGATCGTCGCCGAGCACAAGCGCGCGAGCAGCAAGTTTTCTGGTCAGCAGCGGCCAGTGGTCCCAATCGTCTTCAGCGAGCGCATCTTCGACGCTGACGATGGGGTAGTGCTCCATCCAACCAGCGACGCGGTCGATCATTTGTTCGCTGTCCAGCGATTGTCCATCGAGACGATATCTTCCTCTGTCGTAAAAATGGCTCGATGCCACGTCGAGGGCCAGGCACACATCTTCGCCGGGCGTGAGTCCGGCCGATCGAATTGCTTCGACGGCATCGTCGAGCAAGCTTTCGACGTTGGCGGCCGGCGGCGCAAGCCCTCCTTCGTCGGCCGTCAGCCAGCGCATGTTGTATTTGCGGTGAATGAGCGTTACGGCGGCTTGATAAACGACGCTGGCGACCACCAGGCTTTCATCGATGGTGGTTGCGGAGGTCGGCACGATCAGCACGTCCTGAATCGATACCTGCCCGCCGGCATGTTTGCCGCCGCTGAACAGATTGATGGTCAGCCGGGGCAAATGGTTCATCGGCTGACCGAGCATTTGGGCGAAATGCCGGTAGAGCGGAATCCCCCTCTCGATGGCCTGGGCACGCGCGAAGGCAATCGAGACGGCCAGAATCGCGTTGGCGCCAAGCCGCGACTTGTGCGGAGTGCCATCGAGCGCAATCAATGTCTGGTCAAGCTCGCGCTGTGAGGAGAACTCACGATCGCCCAACGCTCGTTGAATGTCATTGCAAATACGATCAACCGCGCGGCGACAACCCATGCCGCCGTATCGTTTGGCGTCGCCGTCTCGCAGCTCGCGAGCTTCGGCCGCGCCGGTCGATGCGCCGCTGGGGACCGATGCGCTCGCTGTCACGCCACCGACTAGCTGGCACGTCGCCTCAATCGTCGGTCGACCGCGGCTGTCGAGAATTTCCCGCGCGGTTAGCAGTTTTATCTGGCTCATGCGATTCGTAGTGTAAACCTTCCGCTCCACGAAAGTCAGAGCGGATTGAAAAAGGCGCCGCCTGCATTAAGCGAAAACGTTCATCCGCTCGATCAAGGCGTC
Protein-coding regions in this window:
- the eno gene encoding phosphopyruvate hydratase; amino-acid sequence: MSQIKLLTAREILDSRGRPTIEATCQLVGGVTASASVPSGASTGAAEARELRDGDAKRYGGMGCRRAVDRICNDIQRALGDREFSSQRELDQTLIALDGTPHKSRLGANAILAVSIAFARAQAIERGIPLYRHFAQMLGQPMNHLPRLTINLFSGGKHAGGQVSIQDVLIVPTSATTIDESLVVASVVYQAAVTLIHRKYNMRWLTADEGGLAPPAANVESLLDDAVEAIRSAGLTPGEDVCLALDVASSHFYDRGRYRLDGQSLDSEQMIDRVAGWMEHYPIVSVEDALAEDDWDHWPLLTRKLAARALVLGDDLLCTHPERIRRAIDANACNALLLKVNQIGTLSEALDALRLARSAQWNVTVSVRSGDTEDHWFADLAVGWSGDQSKAGSITQSERLAKYNRLLAIEAELNLPIIDWPRS